In the genome of Musa acuminata AAA Group cultivar baxijiao unplaced genomic scaffold, Cavendish_Baxijiao_AAA HiC_scaffold_457, whole genome shotgun sequence, the window accaaaaagaagaaatgacaagaaaattgtatatagatggaggagaaaatgacgatatggaaaacaagacagggattttgtacaatgaaactgtacaacaattttgaaaaggGATGTAGCGCAGCTTGGTAGCGCGTTTGTTTTGGGTACAAAATGTCACGGGTTCAAATCCTGTCATCCCTACCTATTACTTCTCCCATGGGCAGTAACGAGGGATTCATTGAGATCGATTAAAATTGGACATAATCTTCCGGTCTTGCATACTATATGTATGCAAGACGTATTGGGGGTAGAAAAATTACTTTTCTTTACAGTACAGTCGTATCTCCTGTCATAAGGATAAGAAAGCGCTCTTAGTTCAGTTCGGTAGAACGCGGGTCTCCAAAACCCGATGTCGTAGGTTCAAATCCTACAGAGCGTGATTCGGTTTATTTGATgtcgaatcacaataaaataattaataatttaacaaaacaAAAAGTTGAATTGTAACTTGAATTTGACCTCCTTCCTGCAGGAGGtcaatcaaaaaaagaaagaaatattactCAATCAAAGGTCCAACTGATCACCACGTCTATATTGTAAATATGCGGTTACGAATAATCCTGCTAAAGTAATAGGAATTAGACCTAAGACGATTCCAAATAGAAAAACTTCAATCATTTCGGTTTGTTTAAGGGGATAAAAAGAAAGGTaagatctatccctaaatattAATCTGAATTATCCGTGAATCTCAATGACCAAGAATTGGCAATTGATGTGAGAAAGAACCATAGAATACCCGGAATCTCAGAGAAATAttcgtttttatcaatttttcattCAATTCATTTCAAATAAGTCGTATCTTGTTCAAACCAATGAATAGAGCTGAGGTTATAGTTAAAGCAGCCAGTAGAAAACCGAAATAACTAGTTATAGTAAGCATGAAAGAGCTAAATTAGATATGTTCTTTTGCTACATATGTTGATAAAACACTTACCTAAGTTTCAATTTTTACAAAATACGACGGCAAGAAAAAATCAATTGACAGAATTAGTTTAGTTCCAATTGAAAATTCTGGATTCATCAGTCATTATAGATAAGACTAACTAAGAGTGACATAGGTAGAAAAATTCGATTCATCTGCTGTGACATTGACCGATCCTATGATTCGGAATCAACAGATTCATTGTGGAatttgtgagttgaataaagtatttgtgagttgaataaagtaatagtaaaagtaagtaaaatataaagtataagtaaaagtaatagtAATTAAGAACTGTGCCGTGTAACTTCATTCAAAACTTAAATTACTTATGGACTTatacttaaatattaaataaaatattaaataaaatataagtaatttaagtaattttggaataaaagaattggatttgaaaattccattttaatcatttcctttctaTTTCAATAGGATCTAATCCTTTTTGGAACGAACGGCCTGATACtatttaccttttatttattttaactcatTGGACTCAGTACAGTAATAGGTTGCTTAATTGCCCATAACATAATATttcgaatgaaaagaaaaaggtgtCCCACGATCTATCGAAAAAAATAAAACCTTTactctatttttcatttttatatttttattcttttttttcaggTCCAACTCGATTCAAAGACGAACAACTTCCATTATCCTTTTAGATTCTATATTCTGTCTTTCCATATCAGGAGTTCCATACTTCTAGTTTGGTCAAGAAAGAACCTTTGTTTTGGATCTAATACAATAACGGTTGCATCACGAATATGGATTGTTCCAACTGGGTTCTGTTTCTTTCATGTTCTGTTTCTTTCACTAATATAGTATATACTATTGTATTTTGTATTAcagtatatttattgtattatacgACCAACCAATTACTTGaaataaaaagatttgaacaaaaaAACTTTTAACCAAAAAATGGGTTTATTATAGATTTCGCATACATATAATTGAATTGTGTGAATATTATAATATGCTTCATAAATTATTAGAAACCATCGATTCACGCTTTTCCAAGATCTTTACTTTCTATTATGAATCCAATAATGGAAATCTTATAAGGAATTTGAGTAATTTTCTATTGATCTATTGAATAACATAGAGTTATGCATAGacaaggaacaaaaaaagaagaaaagaattatgTAGCATTTCGGTACCGATCGAGACTGCGTTGCTGTGCCAGAGGAAGGATAGCTATACTGATTCGGTATACTTGAAATAAACCTTTGGTACAAAATTGACGATCTCACAAAGATGCAATATCAGTAGTTTTCCATTTACTGATCCCATCTTTCAAGGAATCGATTCCCTTTTTTGAATGTACAAAAATTTGTGGAGCTCAGAATGTCTGGAAGCACGGGAGAACGTTCTTTTGCTGATATTATTACCAGTATTCGATACTGGGTCATTCATAGCATTACTATACCTTCCCTATTCATTGCGGGTTGGTTATTCGTCAGTACGGGTTTAGCTTACGACGTGTTTGGAAGTCCTCGGCCAAACGAGTATTTCACAGAGAGCCGACAAGGTATTCCATTGATAACCGGCCGTTTTGATTCTTTGGAACAACTTGATGAATTTAGTAAATCCTTTTAGGAGGCCCCCAATGACCATAGATCGAACCTATCCAATTTTTACAGTGCGATGGTTGGCTGTTCACGGACTAGCTGTACCTACCGTTTCTTTTTTGGGGTCAATATCAGCAATGCAGTTCATCCAACGATAAACCTAATTTGAATTATAGAGCTATGACACAATCAAACCCGaatgaacaaaatgttgaatTGAATCGTACCAGTCTATACTGGGGTTTATTACTCATTTTTGTACTTGCTGTTTTATTTTCCAATTATTTCTTcaattgaaagaaagaaagagaatagtAGGAATTCTCTTATCCCATTCGGAAAGATACCATCCTCATAATTATCCATGACTGTTTTTGTCTCTAGCACGACCATTTGAGAAAATGTGGAGGAAAGTAGGGGAAATGGCCGATACTACTGGAAGGATTCCTCTTTGGCTGGTTGGTACTGTAACTGGTATTCCTGTGATCGGTTTAATAGGTGTTTTCTTTTACGGTTCATATTCTGGGTTGGGTTCATCTCTCTAGTAATCGGATAAACCGGATTGTAGACATGAAAGAGTAAGAAAAGAACTCAACGGGACCTTACCCTCCTTTGTCTAATTAGAGCGATAAGGTCCCGTTGAGTTCTTTTCTTACTCTTATAGGAAGATTATGATCTATTCCATAACATACAAATTGGCCAGtcaacataatcaaaatattatattcgtAGAAATGAAATGACAAAACGGATCCTTTGCTCTGATGTTTCAAACCactctattcttttgtttcttaataATGTTTTTGAAGAATTGAATCTATTGATTGATTCATAGTCTCTGTTCTTCCTTTCCTCCATAATATTAACTcttatgaagaaacaagaaaagagtaatcaatggattttctgaataatacaatattatataGATTTCTACGCATGAGACATCCTGCAAATAATTTCTATACTAAACTACTAATAGAACTTACTCTATAGAACTTACTCTATAAAACTCTATAATATAATTTGTTTGAATAATTTCTCTTGAATAATTTCTCTAAGTTAAAAGTTTAAGTTAATTGAAGAAGTTCTATTTGCTCAATCAATTATTCCCctaatcctttctctctttttgtttgtcCACAACTTCCTATGAATCTAACCAAAAGAGTTCTGGTGGACCCGGAAAAGAAGGAATGGTAATCTTTGacgaacaggagaaaaaatcattattatttcgaTATAAGACGACACAAGAAAAAGGATTTTCCGCCCTTTTCTTGTGTCGAATAGAAGACTCGTAAGACTAGTAATCCCTCCTAAAaggatttctttctttcatttttcccatccttgctctgtattctctttctttgtatGTCTATTGTCTATTACTAAGAATAGGATACAAGTAATGAATTCCAGACATCCCGCAAaacgaaaaaaaagtataaacaaagcaaccaaaaaggtttacagattttttgatcatacataattgtatggatcaaaaaaaattcggcgctttttaccaacttgatgttaaggaatctctgcacctagaaattcatttcgtacaattgaaccttttcaaactgtttctttttaagaaccaaaaaaacttgtgccaaaataacagatgccaagaagaacaaaagacctTGGACCCGTAATGGGTCTTGAAGCACTATTTCTGCATCTCCCTGACCAAAGCCTCCCACATTGGGATTGCTTGTTAATGGTTGATCAAGCTTGATGGATTCACCCTCTGAAACAAGAAGTTCTGGTCCTGGAGGTATAATATCAACCACTTGATGTCCATCCGATGCATCAACTATGGTTATTTCATATCCCCCTTTTTCTTTACGTACTATTCTGCTTACTATACCTGCTGATGTAGCATTATAGACTGTATTGTTACTTTTGCTACCATCAGGATAAATCTGACCCCTTCCTCTGTTCCCACCTACGTATATGGGATATTTTAAGAAGTGAACGTCTTTCTTCGTAGCAGGGTCGGGGGAAAGAATGGGAAAGACGATTTCACTATATTTCTGACCGGGAACAGGACCTATcacaataatatttcttttgttgGGACGATAACTCTGAAAAGACAGATTTCCTATCTTTTCTTTCAACTCAGGAGAAATACGATCAAGGGGGGCTAATTCGAATCCGTCGGGTAAAATGAGAACAGCCCCCACATTCAAAGTCCCCTTTTTACCATTAGCAAGAACTTGTTTCAGTTGCTTATCATAAGGGATTCGAACAACTGCTTCAAATACAGTATCAGGAAGCACAGCTTGCGGAACTTCAATATCCACGGGTTTATTAGCTAAATGGCAATTGGCACATACAATTCGTCCCGTTGCTTCTCGCGGGTTTTCATAACCCTGCTGCGCAAAAATGGGATATGCATTTGAAATAGATGCCCGAGTTATTACATATATCATGATCGATACAGAAATGGATCGAGTCATCTCTTCCTTTacccaagaaaaagtatttttattttgcatGTCCAATCATTGATCCCCGAATTTCTACAATAAATTAGATAGGTAGCTAGTATAGTTCCCTATACACGAGTCTGTCATTGTACTGGAATAATTGTACTGGAATATAGGACGAATACCTTGAACAGATAAAAGTATAAAGAATTAAGTCAAATTGAAAATACTTTCTTTATACACGAAGAAAGATTCTGATTTGATTGATATAATAAGATCAAATGAGTTCTTTATTCATTCATTGAATGATAAATTACTACAAGCGAAGGAGATACACGATTTAAAAAAAGGAAGATCCAATATTTCACAATTGTATCTAGAATAACTGGAAAAGTGGAAACAAGACCAGATATAATTTGATCGTTATGATCCAATCCAAAATCGTTGTAGACCGAACCAATCATTAGTTCCCAACCATGGGTCGAGTGAAATCCGATCCATAAATCAGTaactaaaagaatagaaaaagctTTTATTGTGTCACTTAAGTTATAGAGGAATTCCTGAACCCAAGAATTAAGAATGACGAGTTCTTCATTACTCAGAATAAAATAACCACTTAGAATAGCGAAACAGATTATATTTGTCGAGAAATGCAAAATGATATGGAGATCATATTCATTGTGTGCTTTGACTAATTGTATTGTTTCCTTGTGTATTTCTATATGAAGTTTTTGTATATGCGTTTCCGGGTACTCCTTTATCATTTCGTCCAATAGGAATAGTTCTTCTAATTCTATGAATCTTTCCAGAacgtttttctcttgaatatgattcaaaaaattttcggattgcctggtattccaccaattagtaacccaaggttccagacatttattaaatgagaaagagacccacCAGGGCAAAAATACTATAGATGCGAGATATGGGAGGGAGGCcgatgctttcttttttttcatttttttttttctgtgaattgAATTGTTAATGAACCTGCTTCATTCGTTGACTCTATCTGATCTGATATTTCTTTGAAGCACGAGTTGTATAACAAGGTATTGACCTATGGGTCTATTCCTTTCCTATTATtgtgtaataattttattttttttttgatttagaaggaatatagacatagaataagagttcttttcggatgaaaatgagaaaaaaagaaataaatattattccagatatctcaattgggcaaatttgaaccaattttattttcatttgttcCTTTCGATGAATACTCGAAAACCCACTTGAAGTAACGAATCGAGTTTCGAGACGAAAAAACTCCCCTGGATCAATTAATTCTTTCGAAATGTTTCACCGTCTAACCAGAAAAGGGTATCAATTCCAAATCTTGGGCCTAAAAAGATGAATTCTGTATTACGAAATACATGTTCGGATAGGTTTGATGAATTTATATCTATACTTATTAGATTAGATTCGTTAGTTAGATTAGACCTTTTTCTAGTATAAAAGAATGAAGAAACTTCAGTTGTATTAAAAGAGGAATTAGCAAGTTCCTTCCCCCAtcttgagaaaatatttattcttcattttattcttcaCTTCAGTTCGTTTCAAAATACTTCAATTGGTACGCGCAAGAAATAGGCCAATTCGGCAGCTTTTTGTTCAATTTCTCGtggagtaaaattctcatcagtaCGAGTCAAGGGAATGGCTCCTTGGCCTCTGATTTCCATATAAAGGACACGACGAGTATAAAGACCCTCTTTAACCTCTATTCTGATTGATTGGATATCTCTCATAAAGAAGCGAAGGAAGATGCGACGATTTATTCCAGGAAATCCCCAGCGAAAAATACACactattccttcttttctatcgaATCGGTCATAACCGCTACCTACATTCCACGAAATTGTGCACCACAAATACGAGCTAATGAATAGACCCGCGATCCCGTAGAAAGACATCACGATCCCTTgtggaaaaaaaatgatttgctgAGATGTAAATACGGGTATCAAATTCCTACCAAGATAACTGGAAGTTCCAACCACTAAGAATCCTAGTGaacctaaaaaaaggatacagGCCCAGCAAAAATTACTCGTTTTTCGAGACCCCGTTATAAGTTCTATCCATATATGTTCTGATCGCCAATTCATACTATACTAGATCCAGTGCATTCGATTGGAATTGAGCGAATAACCCAAATAAATTTGACTTTACCTTTCTTGATCCCGAAGTAACTTTCATCAACTAGCACTATTCTGATGTGAAACATTAGGAGAGTAATTGGTTAGATACATTGACtttctatttaaaatattcacTAATCCATTTTGAACCAGCTATATTCACATATACATGCATTTATGCAGATATCATATATCCGCATAACGATTCTTTCATTTGTGTGTTCGGAAAGAGCCACATATCATACCATATTACACGAGATAAATATCTGTATTATCATCCAGtgttgaaataaattgataagattCGGTCCCATTGGGTCTAGACAATCTTATTTTTTTGGACATGAAGAAATAAGGAAACCATTGCAATTGCCGGAAATACTAGGCCCACTAAAGGCACAAAAATAGAGGGTAAGTTGGGATCTGTCATAGAATAGGTGCCTcaatttaatatttctatctgttttaatatttctatctattagaaagatatcttcttatgatatatctattacttatgatatatctattataagtaatatcaagccattattatattatatcaagccattattatattataaatatattataaaaaattataataaatattatttatttataatatttatttataagtaataagtaatatcaactataattctatatgattagatagaaaatgactagatagaaactatatattctatattctaaaactatatattctatattctaaaatataataaataaaatataataaaatataaaataaaaattatccgaAACCTCTGTCTCTTATTACAAGGAGAACTTATGTCACCAAAGAAAACACCTGATTACGACGAATTAAATACTTGTTCGCTACAAATAAAATAACTGAATCTAGTGCTATACTTTACATTTTTGAACTTGGATTCAAGGGAAAGAAACCGTGGAGCTGAAATAACTCACCCAGAACACCTTTTAAAAGATTACGTGGTACTATTGGGTCGAATAAACCTTTATGGAATAAATACTCAGACACTTGTGAACCTTCAGgtattaccttttttaatgtttgttcaATTACTCTTTTACCCGCAAATGCAATGTAGGCGTTAGGTTCAGCAATAATGATATCCCCCAACATACCAAAACTGGCTGTTACTCCACCAGTTGTAGGAGATGTAAGAATTGATACATAGAATAACTTTTTATCTGATTGATAATTAGATGAAGCAGAAGATATTTTAGCCATTTGCATCAAGCTCAAACTTCCTTCTTGCATGCGTGCTCCTCCAGAAGCACACACAATAATGACAGGTAGAGATCGATTAGTAGCATACTCGATCAAACGAGTAATTTTCTCGCCTACTACGGATCCCATACTACCTCCCATAAACTGAAAATCCATAACGCCAATTGCTACGGGAATACCATTTATTTGACCTATGCCTGTTTGAATAGCATCAGCTAAACCTGTCCTTCTTTGATAAGAATCGATACGATCTCCATAAGGTTCCTCTTTTGAACGAAAATCAATGGGGTCTATAGATATCATATCTTTATCCAGAGGATCCCAAGTTCCGGGATCAATCGAAAGTTCAATTCTATCTGAACTactcattttcaaatgatatccacactgttcacaaatattcatttttgacttaaaaaattttttataatttaatccatAACAATTTTCGCATTGAACCCATAAATGTTTGtatttttgatttatattgaaatcattggattctacttcttcatggaagtcggattctacttcttcatggaattctacttcttcatggaattctacttcttcattgaaatcggattccacttcttcattgaaatcggattccacttcttcattgaaatcggattccacttcttcattgaaatcggattccacttcttcattgaaatcagattctactt includes:
- the LOC135659695 gene encoding acetyl-coenzyme A carboxylase carboxyl transferase subunit beta, chloroplastic-like, coding for MHAVIDRQKNHGMHFRVLAKALRMSGGDHIHAGTVVGKLEGELWRRNFRTPLGNAPGAVANRVALEACVQARNEGRDLAREGNEIIREASKWSPELAAACECGYHLKMSSSDRIELSIDPGTWDPLDKDMISIDPIDFRSKEEPYGDRIDSYQRRTGLADAIQTGIGQINGIPVAIGVMDFQFMGGSMGSVVGEKITRLIEYATNRSLPVIIVCASGGARMQEGSLSLMQMAKISSASSNYQSDKKLFYVSILTSPTTGGVTASFGMLGDIIIAEPNAYIAFAGKRVIEQTLKKVIPEGSQVSEYLFHKGLFDPIVPRNLLKGVLGELFQLHGFFPLNPSSKM
- the LOC135659697 gene encoding cytochrome f, with protein sequence MQNKNTFSWVKEEMTRSISVSIMIYVITRASISNAYPIFAQQGYENPREATGRIVCANCHLANKPVDIEVPQAVLPDTVFEAVVRIPYDKQLKQVLANGKKGTLNVGAVLILPDGFELAPLDRISPELKEKIGNLSFQSYRPNKRNIIVIGPVPGQKYSEIVFPILSPDPATKKDVHFLKYPIYVGGNRGRGQIYPDGSKSNNTVYNATSAGIVSRIVRKEKGGYEITIVDASDGHQVVDIIPPGPELLVSEGESIKLDQPLTSNPNVGGFGQGDAEIVLQDPLRVQGLLFFLASVILAQVFLVLKKKQFEKVQLYEMNF